From the genome of Oryza glaberrima chromosome 1, OglaRS2, whole genome shotgun sequence:
AAGCTGGCGATGCCATTAATATTGCTCCGCCTTCACAACCTCAAGCGCCAGCCGCTGGTGCGCCGCCGATGGATGGTGCGACGCACGGGCCTCCGGTCAATTGGCAAATACCTCGTGGTGCTGGCAAAGCACGCGGAGGAGCACCGTTCCCGGCCGGGGTCACCGCTGGCGTGAACCAACAGCCGAATGGGTGCACCGATCCTGGAGATGCGTCGTCTGCATCAGGTGGGACAAAATTATGGAGCCTGCCATCTAAAATCCTCCACGTCGCAATGGTCCCGCCCCCCGACGGCTGCATCGGGCGGCTAGAAACCGTGGCAATACCACCTGGAATGTGCAACCCAATGGTCGTGTTCCTTGGTCCGCTCTTCTCGTTCATGGAGCAGAGGCAGGGGATGGAAGCGACCAAGTGGACGTACGTTCACAACCTGATCCGCCGAGCGCACGGCAAGGAAGATATCGAGCAGAAGCTGACGGCGTATCTCAGCTGTATCGACAAGAGGGAGCCAGAAATCCGGCAACGCTATGACCCGTCGGAATGCAGGATCACTCCCGAGGAGATGGTGGAGATGATGGTGCTCGACGGCCTCTTCATCATCGAGGTGTTGATCGACCATTGGCTGGGCAAGATTAACAAAGGATCGGCCTCGCCGGAGGTGAAGTCTGAGAAAGTAGTAATTCATCATCAGGAGACGCCTGAAAACGGCGATCCTGATTTCCGGCCGTCGTTGGCGCCCACGATGTTGCCACAAGCGTTGAGGGAGGACTTCATTCCACTGAAGGTCAGGTGGGAGCCGCACGCGCTTCGGTACGACCTCGTGGTCGTCCCAAACCAGATCCCATTCTTCGTGCTGGAGGAGCTGTTCAAGATGACCGAGGTCCCCGAGCTCGGGGAGTCTCAGAAGCAACCCGCAAAGCTCAGGGAAATCGTACTCGATTATCTCGTCGGCGGTGTAGACGACGGTGCACTAGCCGAATTCGAAGGGCGCCCCATATACCACATCCTGCATCTGGTGCATTTACATCTGACATTTTCCAAGGAAGAAACTCGAGTCTCAGCTCTGCAGCCGGTTTCGCCGGTTCCACGGCCATCTTTGCTGGACAAGGCCTTggacaagttgaagaagaagcgCATGGATCTGCGCGCGTCTTTTAAGCGGACCTTCTCACGGTCCTCTATCCTACCTGTGGGCTGGAAAGAATGGAAGCAGATCCCGCCGTTGCGAGAGCTCGTCCGTGTTGGCGTCAAGCTGAAGCGGACGGAGACGTACCGGTTTGCAGACGTCAAGTTCAAATACGGGAAGCTAGAGATCCCGGCCGTCGCGTGGCGTCCGTATCACATGCGGTTGCTCACCAACCTCGTGGTACTTGAGATGTCCGGGTGGTGGCCACGTGAGAAGCGGCTCTTCTGCAGCTATGTCATGTTCATGTCCGAGCTCCTCATGAAGAAGGAAGATGCTGCTCTGCTCTTCAAGATGGGCATCGTCCAGGGGAACAACATCAGTGGCGACTTCGAGAAGAGCTTGATCTGTCCAATTCTGATGCTGGCAGATGTCAGCCACGGCTCCAAATATGAGCATTGCTTCTCAGACCTCATCAACGACATGATCGATTGCTACCAGCGTTGGAGCAAAGTTGGTGCCGCGCCACGCAGCTCCAAGCAGGTTAGTGGACCCACACTGGCCGGCAGTAAAAGTTCGTTGAGACAACTGTGACCCTTAAGTCGGTGATTTAATGGATACAACTAATGCCGATCCAGTATTCCAGTACAAAAGATCGGGTGCCCTCCCTGTAGCCCACATCGTTCTTTCCCTTGCTGCatgcattttccttttttttttctctcagcaCTGTGTActatcttctttttctctcgAATAAATTGCACTCATAAAACACAAAATTAGCAAGTAGATACAATTCAGTATaagaacttgaaaaaaaaatcatactggTGCAACAACTTAGCTATTTTATGTATTTTCTTATAAAGACTACCACCTATGATTTTGTTGCTACGCATGTATGATTCATTTTAGGGACCCTTCATTTTATGGCAAGCACAGACTTAGTATGTAGGCGATCCTGAATAGATTTGGATATGTGCACTCCAAGATGGACCGCTCACGTAGCCATCAACCCCTAAGTAGAAATGCTTTCGAGTTTCGACTAAAATAtacttgctactccctccgttttaggttataagatgttttaattttgattaaagttaaactgctttaagtttgaccaagtttatagaacaaaatagtaatattttcgacccaagataaatttattataaaaatatatttaattattaatttaataaagttaatttggtaatataaataatattatatttgtctgtaaacttagtcaaacttgaaacaatttgactttgaccaaagtcaaaacatctagTAAGTTGTTAGAGCATCACCGGGAGTATcgtcccaatttttttttatgttaataCTAAACAAAATTTGAGGTGCTAAAATACTGATCCTCCGATAGATTGCCTATAATTGACTTCCTAAAATAAAAGGCGGGTCCTCTACAAAACCACCAACTGAAATGTGTTTTCACCTCTCCCTCCGCGAGATCACGCTCGCTGACTCCTGATCATAAGTGACAAAGGTTTTTCATCGCCGCAGCAAGCAGTAACAGATACCTTAATCTTCAGCAGTTTTTCATAAAGTGCAACAAAGGTAATCTACAAAAGAAAATCACAAGCGACTGACAAACACAGACAACACAATTAGGTGTCAAATCCATCACCACCGATTAAAATTCCTCTAGTAAAAGAAAACATGCAACAAGTTTGAGCAATGGTGCAAGAGCAAAGATTGGGATCATTCACTTGCATCGCTGCATGAATCGTCAACGGGCAAACTGCTTCGACTGATGAACTCATCTTTATGAGAGACCAATCCCAACCCGAGGAATAACCAACTCCAGCCGATTCATGGACGATGGGAACCAATGAAGGTGGGCTGATTTAGCGTTGtatcagagcaagtttaatagtatagccaattgctggctccaaatcatatatagtcaacttaatagccaattcatacaatagttacctataagagcaggtacaatagcaggctataaaccggCTGTACccatatatcgagaagaaaagagaagagagagaagaaagcgggctacagatttgtagccggctgtaacacagactccaagatgtttcgtgtgtatgagaggtgggaccgtgtattaatggtgtagtatatttt
Proteins encoded in this window:
- the LOC127760033 gene encoding UPF0481 protein At3g47200-like → MAAASLQQQSPNQAIQASGASTIAVFSNLIPIQLMASVDPTLPAAGFQAGDAINIAPPSQPQAPAAGAPPMDGATHGPPVNWQIPRGAGKARGGAPFPAGVTAGVNQQPNGCTDPGDASSASGGTKLWSLPSKILHVAMVPPPDGCIGRLETVAIPPGMCNPMVVFLGPLFSFMEQRQGMEATKWTYVHNLIRRAHGKEDIEQKLTAYLSCIDKREPEIRQRYDPSECRITPEEMVEMMVLDGLFIIEVLIDHWLGKINKGSASPEVKSEKVDFIPLKVRWEPHALRYDLVVVPNQIPFFVLEELFKMTEVPELGESQKQPAKLREIVLDYLVGGVDDGALAEFEGRPIYHILHLVHLHLTFSKEETRVSALQPVSPVPRPSLLDKALDKLKKKRMDLRASFKRTFSRSSILPVGWKEWKQIPPLRELVRVGVKLKRTETYRFADVKFKYGKLEIPAVAWRPYHMRLLTNLVVLEMSGWWPREKRLFCSYVMFMSELLMKKEDAALLFKMGIVQGNNISGDFEKSLICPILMLADVSHGSKYEHCFSDLINDMIDCYQRWSKVGAAPRSSKQVSGPTLAGSKSSLRQL